In one Myxocyprinus asiaticus isolate MX2 ecotype Aquarium Trade chromosome 29, UBuf_Myxa_2, whole genome shotgun sequence genomic region, the following are encoded:
- the LOC127420018 gene encoding NACHT, LRR and PYD domains-containing protein 3-like isoform X2, protein MDIPPSVHIADSSTQREQPGDLHSQSLPKHQMALAAILRQLEEKVITFVKKELRKISNVLNPDLAKCAETHSEEEENAQEAEEAAVKITLHILKGMKEQSLFDKLVQFHQIYACQQKLKCSLKSKSQCVFEGIAKQGNPALLNKIYTELYITEGGNGEVNNEHEVRQIETAYRRPETQETPIKCNDIFKALPAQDKPIRTVLTKGVAGIGKTVSVQKFILDWAEGKANQDVHIMFPLPFRELNLIAKNHYTLERLLNFFFQEIDGLSLSNFENYKVIFIFDGLDECRLPLDFRNNKRCSDLTVATSVDELLTNLIRGNLLPSALLWITSRPAAANQIPPECVDQVTEVRGFNDPQKDEYFRKRINDQSMANRIIKHIKSSRSLYIMCHIPVFCWISATVLERMLSEAEGHQIPKSLTEMYTHFLIFQTLQRNKYQEPHHLDSHLSRENILSLGKLAFQQLRKGYVIFYEEDLTECGIDVKDASLYSGLCTQIFREEFGLYQRKVYCFVHLSFQEFLAALFIHLHWFTAQNSHEMNIPFQDTEFGELCVDSSLFDLHKSAVNQALESQNGHFDLFLRFLLGLSQKGNEMLLRHLPIQIGNSTQSHEDTVKYIKDKLGAGLSPESSINLFHCLNELNDHSLVEEIQAYLHSGRLSPEVLSHAQWSALVFVLLTGDKGLEIFDLREYFKSDDCLFRLHPVIKASRTAILSTCNLTKGSCSALASVLESSPNVLRELDLSFNDLLDKGVKHLCSGLKNPHCKLEKLKLEFCKLRQDSCSALVSALKSNPSHLKELDLSCNNIGNEAATWLMGLLPVCRLETLRLSGCGITKEACAFLASALSSKPCHLKRLDLSDNNLWDLGVSVFPDLLMNPNCNLEELRLERCNITSRGCRFVSECSRLRALDLSDNDLQDSGVKQLMKSLKSPLCKLEKLRLSQSRLTDKGFLYLASALISNPSSLKELDLSTNFPGHSGIEQLCTFLKKSNCALEKLRLDSCELTVEMCGLLATALNQNLNLRELNLSNNNNLKDKAVQMLCEGLLESKGGLKILKLSNCSLTDSGCQYLASVLSCQSCHLSELDLSRNSISQQRKQFLSSISNVILSL, encoded by the exons ATGGATATACCACCTAGTGTGCATATAGCTGATTCTTCCACTCAAAG AGAGCAGCCGGGAGATTTGCACAGTCAGTCTCTCCCAAAACATCAAATGGCTCTAGCTGCTATATTGAGG CAACTTGAAGAGAAAGTCATCACTTTTGTGAAAAAGGAGCTCAGAAAAATCAGCAATGTTTTGAACCCAGATCTCGCAAAGTGTGCAGAGACTCATTCAGAGGAAGAGGAAAATGCCCAAGAAGCTGAAGAAGCTGCAGTCAAGATCACATTACACATTTTGAAGGGCATGAAAGAGCAGAGCCTCTTTGACAAACTAGTTCAAT TTCATCAAATCTATGCATGTCAGCAAAAGCTTAAATGCAGTTTGAAGAGCAAGAGCCAATGTGTATTTGAAGGAATTGCTAAGCAAGGAAATCCAGCACTTCTAAACAAGATCTACACAGAGCTGTACATCACAGAGGGAGGGAATGGAGAGGTCAATAATGAACATGAGGTGAGACAGATTGAGACAGCATACAGGAGACCAGAGACTCAGGAAACACCAATCAAATGCAATGACATCTTTAAAGCCTTACCTGCACAAGACAAACCCATCAGAACTGTGCTGACTAAAGGAGTTGCTGGAATTGGAAAAACAGTCTCTGTGCAGAAGTTCATTCTTGACTGGGCTGAGGGAAAAGCAAATCAGGATGTCCATATCATGTTCCCATTACCATTCCGGGAGCTGAATTTGATTGCCAAGAACCATTACACTTTGGAGCGACTTCTTAATTTCTTCTTCCAAGAAATCGATGGATTGAGTCTATCAAACTTTGAAAACTACAAAGTCATATTCATCTTTGATGGTCTGGATGAGTGTCGACTACCCCTTGATTTTAGGAACAACAAGAGGTGCTCTGATTTAACTGTGGCAACCTCAGTAGATGAACTTCTCACAAACCTCATTAGGGGGAatctgcttccttctgctctcctCTGGATCACCTCACgaccagcagcagccaatcagattcCTCCTGAGTGTGTTGACCAGGTCACAGAGGTACGAGGCTTCAATGACCCTCAGAAAGATGAGTATTTCAGGAAGAGAATAAATGACCAGAGCATGGCCAACAGAATCATCAAACACATCAAATCATCAAGAAGCCTGTACATCATGTGTCACATACCAGTCTTCTGTTGGATTTCAGCCACTGTTCTAGAGAGAATGTTGAGTGAAGCAGAGGGTCATCAAATCCCCAAGTCTCTGACTGAAATGTACACACACTTCCTAATTTTCCAGACATTACAGAGGAATAAGTACCAGGAACCACATCACTTGGATTCACACTTGAGTAGAGAGAACATTTTGTCGCTTGGAAAACTGGCCTTCCAGCAGTTGAGGAAAGGTTATGTGATCTTCTATGAAGAAGACCTGACAGAGTGTGGCATTGATGTCAAGGATGCATCACTGTACTCAGGACTGTGCACCCAGATCTTCAGAGAGGAATTTGGATTGTACCAAAGGAAAGTCTATTGCTTTGTGCATCTGAGTTTCCAAGAGTTCCTTGCAGCTTTGTTCATTCACCTTCATTGGTTCACAGCTCAAAATTCTCACGAAATGAATATACCATTCCAAGACACTGAATTCGGGGAGCTTTGTGTGGATTCAAGTCTGTTTGACCTGCACAAGAGTGCCGTAAATCAGGCTTTAGAGTCGCAGAATGGCCACTTTGACCTTTTCCTCCGGTTTCTTCTCGGCCTATCACAGAAGGGCAATGAGATGTTGCTTCGTCACCTTCCAATACAGATAGGAAACAGCACACAGAGCCATGAGGATACAGTCAAATACATAAAGGACAAGCTTGGGGCCGGTCTTAGCCCAGAAAGCTCCATTAATCTCTTCCACTGCCTCAATGAACTCAACGACCATTCTCTTGTTGAGGAAATCCAAGCATACCTTCACTCTGGAAGACTTTCACCAGAGGTACTTTCGCATGCACAATGGTCAGCTCTGGTGTTTGTATTGCTCACCGGTGATAAAGGACTGGAGATTTTTGACTTGAGAGAATacttcaaatcagatgattgtctTTTCAGGCTTCATCCTGTTATCAAAGCCAGTCGGACCGCCAT ATTGTCCACATGTAACCTGACAAAGGGATCTTGTTCAGCTTTGGCTTCAGTTCTTGAATCAAGCCCAAATGTTCTAAGAGAACTCGACCTAAGCTTCAACGACCTTCTAGACAAAGGAGTAAAACATCTCTGCTCTGGACTGAAGAATCCACACTGTAAACTAGAAAAGCTAAA gttggAGTTTTGTAAACTTAGACAAGACAGCTGTTCAGCCCTGGTTTCTGCTCTTAAATCAAACCCCTCACATCTGAAGGAGCTGGACCTAAGCTGTAATAACATTGGAAATGAGGCAGCAACCTGGCTTATGGGTTTATTACCAGTCTGTAGGCTGGAGACTCTTAG GCTTTCAGGTTGTGGGATCACCAAGGAGGCCTGTGCTTTCCTCGCATCTGCTCTGAGTTCAAAACCATGCCACCTTAAAAGGCTGGATTTGAGTGATAATAATCTTTGGGATTTAGGAGTCAGTGTATTTCCTGATTTACTTATGAACCCGAATTGCAACCTTGAAGAGTTGAG ATTAGAGAGATGCAATATTACATCTAGAGGTTGTAGATTTGTTTCGGAGTGCTCACGTCTAAGAGCTCTGGATCTGTCTGACAATGATCTGcaggattcaggagtgaagcAGCTCATGAAGTCACTGAAGAGTCCACTCTGTAAACTTGAGAAACTAAG GTTATCACAAAGCAGGCTGACAGATAAGGGTTTCTTATATCTGGCTTCAGCTCTGATATCAAACCCTTCCAGCCTGAAAGAGCTGGATTTGAGCACAAATTTTCCTGGACATTCAGGAATAGAGCAACTTTGTACATTCCTCAAAAAAAGCAACTGTGCTCTTGAAAAGCTGCG TTTGGACTCTTGTGAACTCACTGTTGAAATGTGTGGCTTACTTGCCACAGCTCTCAACCAAAACTTGAACCTGAGGGAGTTGAACCTgagcaacaacaacaaccttAAAGATAAAGCTGTACAGATGCTCTGTGAGGGCCTACTGGAGAGCAAGGGTGGCCTGAAGATTTTAAA ATTGTCCAACTGTTCTCTCACTGACAGTGGTTGTCAATATTTGGCATCTGTTCTTAGTTGTCAGTCGTGCCACCTGAGTGAACTGGACCTCAGCAGAAACTCCATCAGCCAGCAGAGGAAGCAGTTTCTGAGCTCAATTTCAAATGTCATTCTTTCATTGTAG
- the LOC127420018 gene encoding NACHT, LRR and PYD domains-containing protein 3-like isoform X1 → MSGSCELEDNVSISHEDTDHSSYLPVEPKTFHGVESVEVNQQKRGGSPVCSCVSMKSVASMDPPVTFQKGDQCCVSVQRNLSMDIPPSVHIADSSTQREQPGDLHSQSLPKHQMALAAILRQLEEKVITFVKKELRKISNVLNPDLAKCAETHSEEEENAQEAEEAAVKITLHILKGMKEQSLFDKLVQFHQIYACQQKLKCSLKSKSQCVFEGIAKQGNPALLNKIYTELYITEGGNGEVNNEHEVRQIETAYRRPETQETPIKCNDIFKALPAQDKPIRTVLTKGVAGIGKTVSVQKFILDWAEGKANQDVHIMFPLPFRELNLIAKNHYTLERLLNFFFQEIDGLSLSNFENYKVIFIFDGLDECRLPLDFRNNKRCSDLTVATSVDELLTNLIRGNLLPSALLWITSRPAAANQIPPECVDQVTEVRGFNDPQKDEYFRKRINDQSMANRIIKHIKSSRSLYIMCHIPVFCWISATVLERMLSEAEGHQIPKSLTEMYTHFLIFQTLQRNKYQEPHHLDSHLSRENILSLGKLAFQQLRKGYVIFYEEDLTECGIDVKDASLYSGLCTQIFREEFGLYQRKVYCFVHLSFQEFLAALFIHLHWFTAQNSHEMNIPFQDTEFGELCVDSSLFDLHKSAVNQALESQNGHFDLFLRFLLGLSQKGNEMLLRHLPIQIGNSTQSHEDTVKYIKDKLGAGLSPESSINLFHCLNELNDHSLVEEIQAYLHSGRLSPEVLSHAQWSALVFVLLTGDKGLEIFDLREYFKSDDCLFRLHPVIKASRTAILSTCNLTKGSCSALASVLESSPNVLRELDLSFNDLLDKGVKHLCSGLKNPHCKLEKLKLEFCKLRQDSCSALVSALKSNPSHLKELDLSCNNIGNEAATWLMGLLPVCRLETLRLSGCGITKEACAFLASALSSKPCHLKRLDLSDNNLWDLGVSVFPDLLMNPNCNLEELRLERCNITSRGCRFVSECSRLRALDLSDNDLQDSGVKQLMKSLKSPLCKLEKLRLSQSRLTDKGFLYLASALISNPSSLKELDLSTNFPGHSGIEQLCTFLKKSNCALEKLRLDSCELTVEMCGLLATALNQNLNLRELNLSNNNNLKDKAVQMLCEGLLESKGGLKILKLSNCSLTDSGCQYLASVLSCQSCHLSELDLSRNSISQQRKQFLSSISNVILSL, encoded by the exons ATGAGTGGCTCCTGTGAGTTAGAAGATAATGTCTCAATCAGTCATGAGGATACAGACCATTCCAGCTACTTACCTGTGGAACCCAAAACTTTCCATGGAGTGGAAAG CGTTGAGGTTAATCAGCAGAAGAGAGGGGGCTCTCCAGTGTGTAGCTGTGTTTCTATGAAGAGTGTTGCGTCAATGGATCCTCCAGTTACATTCCAGAAAGGAGATCAATG CTGTGTTTCTGTTCAGAGGAACTTGTCAATGGATATACCACCTAGTGTGCATATAGCTGATTCTTCCACTCAAAG AGAGCAGCCGGGAGATTTGCACAGTCAGTCTCTCCCAAAACATCAAATGGCTCTAGCTGCTATATTGAGG CAACTTGAAGAGAAAGTCATCACTTTTGTGAAAAAGGAGCTCAGAAAAATCAGCAATGTTTTGAACCCAGATCTCGCAAAGTGTGCAGAGACTCATTCAGAGGAAGAGGAAAATGCCCAAGAAGCTGAAGAAGCTGCAGTCAAGATCACATTACACATTTTGAAGGGCATGAAAGAGCAGAGCCTCTTTGACAAACTAGTTCAAT TTCATCAAATCTATGCATGTCAGCAAAAGCTTAAATGCAGTTTGAAGAGCAAGAGCCAATGTGTATTTGAAGGAATTGCTAAGCAAGGAAATCCAGCACTTCTAAACAAGATCTACACAGAGCTGTACATCACAGAGGGAGGGAATGGAGAGGTCAATAATGAACATGAGGTGAGACAGATTGAGACAGCATACAGGAGACCAGAGACTCAGGAAACACCAATCAAATGCAATGACATCTTTAAAGCCTTACCTGCACAAGACAAACCCATCAGAACTGTGCTGACTAAAGGAGTTGCTGGAATTGGAAAAACAGTCTCTGTGCAGAAGTTCATTCTTGACTGGGCTGAGGGAAAAGCAAATCAGGATGTCCATATCATGTTCCCATTACCATTCCGGGAGCTGAATTTGATTGCCAAGAACCATTACACTTTGGAGCGACTTCTTAATTTCTTCTTCCAAGAAATCGATGGATTGAGTCTATCAAACTTTGAAAACTACAAAGTCATATTCATCTTTGATGGTCTGGATGAGTGTCGACTACCCCTTGATTTTAGGAACAACAAGAGGTGCTCTGATTTAACTGTGGCAACCTCAGTAGATGAACTTCTCACAAACCTCATTAGGGGGAatctgcttccttctgctctcctCTGGATCACCTCACgaccagcagcagccaatcagattcCTCCTGAGTGTGTTGACCAGGTCACAGAGGTACGAGGCTTCAATGACCCTCAGAAAGATGAGTATTTCAGGAAGAGAATAAATGACCAGAGCATGGCCAACAGAATCATCAAACACATCAAATCATCAAGAAGCCTGTACATCATGTGTCACATACCAGTCTTCTGTTGGATTTCAGCCACTGTTCTAGAGAGAATGTTGAGTGAAGCAGAGGGTCATCAAATCCCCAAGTCTCTGACTGAAATGTACACACACTTCCTAATTTTCCAGACATTACAGAGGAATAAGTACCAGGAACCACATCACTTGGATTCACACTTGAGTAGAGAGAACATTTTGTCGCTTGGAAAACTGGCCTTCCAGCAGTTGAGGAAAGGTTATGTGATCTTCTATGAAGAAGACCTGACAGAGTGTGGCATTGATGTCAAGGATGCATCACTGTACTCAGGACTGTGCACCCAGATCTTCAGAGAGGAATTTGGATTGTACCAAAGGAAAGTCTATTGCTTTGTGCATCTGAGTTTCCAAGAGTTCCTTGCAGCTTTGTTCATTCACCTTCATTGGTTCACAGCTCAAAATTCTCACGAAATGAATATACCATTCCAAGACACTGAATTCGGGGAGCTTTGTGTGGATTCAAGTCTGTTTGACCTGCACAAGAGTGCCGTAAATCAGGCTTTAGAGTCGCAGAATGGCCACTTTGACCTTTTCCTCCGGTTTCTTCTCGGCCTATCACAGAAGGGCAATGAGATGTTGCTTCGTCACCTTCCAATACAGATAGGAAACAGCACACAGAGCCATGAGGATACAGTCAAATACATAAAGGACAAGCTTGGGGCCGGTCTTAGCCCAGAAAGCTCCATTAATCTCTTCCACTGCCTCAATGAACTCAACGACCATTCTCTTGTTGAGGAAATCCAAGCATACCTTCACTCTGGAAGACTTTCACCAGAGGTACTTTCGCATGCACAATGGTCAGCTCTGGTGTTTGTATTGCTCACCGGTGATAAAGGACTGGAGATTTTTGACTTGAGAGAATacttcaaatcagatgattgtctTTTCAGGCTTCATCCTGTTATCAAAGCCAGTCGGACCGCCAT ATTGTCCACATGTAACCTGACAAAGGGATCTTGTTCAGCTTTGGCTTCAGTTCTTGAATCAAGCCCAAATGTTCTAAGAGAACTCGACCTAAGCTTCAACGACCTTCTAGACAAAGGAGTAAAACATCTCTGCTCTGGACTGAAGAATCCACACTGTAAACTAGAAAAGCTAAA gttggAGTTTTGTAAACTTAGACAAGACAGCTGTTCAGCCCTGGTTTCTGCTCTTAAATCAAACCCCTCACATCTGAAGGAGCTGGACCTAAGCTGTAATAACATTGGAAATGAGGCAGCAACCTGGCTTATGGGTTTATTACCAGTCTGTAGGCTGGAGACTCTTAG GCTTTCAGGTTGTGGGATCACCAAGGAGGCCTGTGCTTTCCTCGCATCTGCTCTGAGTTCAAAACCATGCCACCTTAAAAGGCTGGATTTGAGTGATAATAATCTTTGGGATTTAGGAGTCAGTGTATTTCCTGATTTACTTATGAACCCGAATTGCAACCTTGAAGAGTTGAG ATTAGAGAGATGCAATATTACATCTAGAGGTTGTAGATTTGTTTCGGAGTGCTCACGTCTAAGAGCTCTGGATCTGTCTGACAATGATCTGcaggattcaggagtgaagcAGCTCATGAAGTCACTGAAGAGTCCACTCTGTAAACTTGAGAAACTAAG GTTATCACAAAGCAGGCTGACAGATAAGGGTTTCTTATATCTGGCTTCAGCTCTGATATCAAACCCTTCCAGCCTGAAAGAGCTGGATTTGAGCACAAATTTTCCTGGACATTCAGGAATAGAGCAACTTTGTACATTCCTCAAAAAAAGCAACTGTGCTCTTGAAAAGCTGCG TTTGGACTCTTGTGAACTCACTGTTGAAATGTGTGGCTTACTTGCCACAGCTCTCAACCAAAACTTGAACCTGAGGGAGTTGAACCTgagcaacaacaacaaccttAAAGATAAAGCTGTACAGATGCTCTGTGAGGGCCTACTGGAGAGCAAGGGTGGCCTGAAGATTTTAAA ATTGTCCAACTGTTCTCTCACTGACAGTGGTTGTCAATATTTGGCATCTGTTCTTAGTTGTCAGTCGTGCCACCTGAGTGAACTGGACCTCAGCAGAAACTCCATCAGCCAGCAGAGGAAGCAGTTTCTGAGCTCAATTTCAAATGTCATTCTTTCATTGTAG
- the LOC127420018 gene encoding NACHT, LRR and PYD domains-containing protein 3-like isoform X3 encodes MQLEEKVITFVKKELRKISNVLNPDLAKCAETHSEEEENAQEAEEAAVKITLHILKGMKEQSLFDKLVQFHQIYACQQKLKCSLKSKSQCVFEGIAKQGNPALLNKIYTELYITEGGNGEVNNEHEVRQIETAYRRPETQETPIKCNDIFKALPAQDKPIRTVLTKGVAGIGKTVSVQKFILDWAEGKANQDVHIMFPLPFRELNLIAKNHYTLERLLNFFFQEIDGLSLSNFENYKVIFIFDGLDECRLPLDFRNNKRCSDLTVATSVDELLTNLIRGNLLPSALLWITSRPAAANQIPPECVDQVTEVRGFNDPQKDEYFRKRINDQSMANRIIKHIKSSRSLYIMCHIPVFCWISATVLERMLSEAEGHQIPKSLTEMYTHFLIFQTLQRNKYQEPHHLDSHLSRENILSLGKLAFQQLRKGYVIFYEEDLTECGIDVKDASLYSGLCTQIFREEFGLYQRKVYCFVHLSFQEFLAALFIHLHWFTAQNSHEMNIPFQDTEFGELCVDSSLFDLHKSAVNQALESQNGHFDLFLRFLLGLSQKGNEMLLRHLPIQIGNSTQSHEDTVKYIKDKLGAGLSPESSINLFHCLNELNDHSLVEEIQAYLHSGRLSPEVLSHAQWSALVFVLLTGDKGLEIFDLREYFKSDDCLFRLHPVIKASRTAILSTCNLTKGSCSALASVLESSPNVLRELDLSFNDLLDKGVKHLCSGLKNPHCKLEKLKLEFCKLRQDSCSALVSALKSNPSHLKELDLSCNNIGNEAATWLMGLLPVCRLETLRLSGCGITKEACAFLASALSSKPCHLKRLDLSDNNLWDLGVSVFPDLLMNPNCNLEELRLERCNITSRGCRFVSECSRLRALDLSDNDLQDSGVKQLMKSLKSPLCKLEKLRLSQSRLTDKGFLYLASALISNPSSLKELDLSTNFPGHSGIEQLCTFLKKSNCALEKLRLDSCELTVEMCGLLATALNQNLNLRELNLSNNNNLKDKAVQMLCEGLLESKGGLKILKLSNCSLTDSGCQYLASVLSCQSCHLSELDLSRNSISQQRKQFLSSISNVILSL; translated from the exons ATG CAACTTGAAGAGAAAGTCATCACTTTTGTGAAAAAGGAGCTCAGAAAAATCAGCAATGTTTTGAACCCAGATCTCGCAAAGTGTGCAGAGACTCATTCAGAGGAAGAGGAAAATGCCCAAGAAGCTGAAGAAGCTGCAGTCAAGATCACATTACACATTTTGAAGGGCATGAAAGAGCAGAGCCTCTTTGACAAACTAGTTCAAT TTCATCAAATCTATGCATGTCAGCAAAAGCTTAAATGCAGTTTGAAGAGCAAGAGCCAATGTGTATTTGAAGGAATTGCTAAGCAAGGAAATCCAGCACTTCTAAACAAGATCTACACAGAGCTGTACATCACAGAGGGAGGGAATGGAGAGGTCAATAATGAACATGAGGTGAGACAGATTGAGACAGCATACAGGAGACCAGAGACTCAGGAAACACCAATCAAATGCAATGACATCTTTAAAGCCTTACCTGCACAAGACAAACCCATCAGAACTGTGCTGACTAAAGGAGTTGCTGGAATTGGAAAAACAGTCTCTGTGCAGAAGTTCATTCTTGACTGGGCTGAGGGAAAAGCAAATCAGGATGTCCATATCATGTTCCCATTACCATTCCGGGAGCTGAATTTGATTGCCAAGAACCATTACACTTTGGAGCGACTTCTTAATTTCTTCTTCCAAGAAATCGATGGATTGAGTCTATCAAACTTTGAAAACTACAAAGTCATATTCATCTTTGATGGTCTGGATGAGTGTCGACTACCCCTTGATTTTAGGAACAACAAGAGGTGCTCTGATTTAACTGTGGCAACCTCAGTAGATGAACTTCTCACAAACCTCATTAGGGGGAatctgcttccttctgctctcctCTGGATCACCTCACgaccagcagcagccaatcagattcCTCCTGAGTGTGTTGACCAGGTCACAGAGGTACGAGGCTTCAATGACCCTCAGAAAGATGAGTATTTCAGGAAGAGAATAAATGACCAGAGCATGGCCAACAGAATCATCAAACACATCAAATCATCAAGAAGCCTGTACATCATGTGTCACATACCAGTCTTCTGTTGGATTTCAGCCACTGTTCTAGAGAGAATGTTGAGTGAAGCAGAGGGTCATCAAATCCCCAAGTCTCTGACTGAAATGTACACACACTTCCTAATTTTCCAGACATTACAGAGGAATAAGTACCAGGAACCACATCACTTGGATTCACACTTGAGTAGAGAGAACATTTTGTCGCTTGGAAAACTGGCCTTCCAGCAGTTGAGGAAAGGTTATGTGATCTTCTATGAAGAAGACCTGACAGAGTGTGGCATTGATGTCAAGGATGCATCACTGTACTCAGGACTGTGCACCCAGATCTTCAGAGAGGAATTTGGATTGTACCAAAGGAAAGTCTATTGCTTTGTGCATCTGAGTTTCCAAGAGTTCCTTGCAGCTTTGTTCATTCACCTTCATTGGTTCACAGCTCAAAATTCTCACGAAATGAATATACCATTCCAAGACACTGAATTCGGGGAGCTTTGTGTGGATTCAAGTCTGTTTGACCTGCACAAGAGTGCCGTAAATCAGGCTTTAGAGTCGCAGAATGGCCACTTTGACCTTTTCCTCCGGTTTCTTCTCGGCCTATCACAGAAGGGCAATGAGATGTTGCTTCGTCACCTTCCAATACAGATAGGAAACAGCACACAGAGCCATGAGGATACAGTCAAATACATAAAGGACAAGCTTGGGGCCGGTCTTAGCCCAGAAAGCTCCATTAATCTCTTCCACTGCCTCAATGAACTCAACGACCATTCTCTTGTTGAGGAAATCCAAGCATACCTTCACTCTGGAAGACTTTCACCAGAGGTACTTTCGCATGCACAATGGTCAGCTCTGGTGTTTGTATTGCTCACCGGTGATAAAGGACTGGAGATTTTTGACTTGAGAGAATacttcaaatcagatgattgtctTTTCAGGCTTCATCCTGTTATCAAAGCCAGTCGGACCGCCAT ATTGTCCACATGTAACCTGACAAAGGGATCTTGTTCAGCTTTGGCTTCAGTTCTTGAATCAAGCCCAAATGTTCTAAGAGAACTCGACCTAAGCTTCAACGACCTTCTAGACAAAGGAGTAAAACATCTCTGCTCTGGACTGAAGAATCCACACTGTAAACTAGAAAAGCTAAA gttggAGTTTTGTAAACTTAGACAAGACAGCTGTTCAGCCCTGGTTTCTGCTCTTAAATCAAACCCCTCACATCTGAAGGAGCTGGACCTAAGCTGTAATAACATTGGAAATGAGGCAGCAACCTGGCTTATGGGTTTATTACCAGTCTGTAGGCTGGAGACTCTTAG GCTTTCAGGTTGTGGGATCACCAAGGAGGCCTGTGCTTTCCTCGCATCTGCTCTGAGTTCAAAACCATGCCACCTTAAAAGGCTGGATTTGAGTGATAATAATCTTTGGGATTTAGGAGTCAGTGTATTTCCTGATTTACTTATGAACCCGAATTGCAACCTTGAAGAGTTGAG ATTAGAGAGATGCAATATTACATCTAGAGGTTGTAGATTTGTTTCGGAGTGCTCACGTCTAAGAGCTCTGGATCTGTCTGACAATGATCTGcaggattcaggagtgaagcAGCTCATGAAGTCACTGAAGAGTCCACTCTGTAAACTTGAGAAACTAAG GTTATCACAAAGCAGGCTGACAGATAAGGGTTTCTTATATCTGGCTTCAGCTCTGATATCAAACCCTTCCAGCCTGAAAGAGCTGGATTTGAGCACAAATTTTCCTGGACATTCAGGAATAGAGCAACTTTGTACATTCCTCAAAAAAAGCAACTGTGCTCTTGAAAAGCTGCG TTTGGACTCTTGTGAACTCACTGTTGAAATGTGTGGCTTACTTGCCACAGCTCTCAACCAAAACTTGAACCTGAGGGAGTTGAACCTgagcaacaacaacaaccttAAAGATAAAGCTGTACAGATGCTCTGTGAGGGCCTACTGGAGAGCAAGGGTGGCCTGAAGATTTTAAA ATTGTCCAACTGTTCTCTCACTGACAGTGGTTGTCAATATTTGGCATCTGTTCTTAGTTGTCAGTCGTGCCACCTGAGTGAACTGGACCTCAGCAGAAACTCCATCAGCCAGCAGAGGAAGCAGTTTCTGAGCTCAATTTCAAATGTCATTCTTTCATTGTAG